One stretch of Rattus norvegicus strain BN/NHsdMcwi chromosome 12, GRCr8, whole genome shotgun sequence DNA includes these proteins:
- the Ppp1r35 gene encoding protein phosphatase 1 regulatory subunit 35 isoform X3 gives MMNFGTSPLESIESEGALETLGPPPEPRAPEPWVLETEPGLDLSLSPSPLPESPKQRKNSPGQRKGRRGGSRRGRQVRFQLAPPSPVRSEPRVAAGALGDGHELEAPALQSSLALSLELQNARAAVASGQFNASKAVEEQLRKSFQTRCVLEETVAEGPQEQQGQPLHNF, from the exons ATGATGAACTTCGGGACGTCCCCGTTAGAGTCCATTGAAAGCGAAGGGGCCTTGGAGACCCTAGGGCCACCCCCGGAGCCGCGAGCACCGGAACCCTGGGTCCTAGAGACCGAGCCGGGCTTGGACTTGAGTCTGAGCCCGAGCCCACTGCCCGAGAGTCCGAAGCAGCGGAAGAATAGCCCGGGTCAGCGGAAGGGGCGGCGAGGCGGTAGCCGGAGGGGGCGGCAG GTTCGTTTTCAACTGGCGCCGCCCTCCCCTGTCCGGTCGGAGCCGCGAGTGGCGGCTGGTGCACTGGGCGACGGTCATGAGTTGGAGGCACCGGCTCTGCAGAGCAGTTTGGCTTTGAGTCTGGAGCTGCAGAACGCGCGCGCCGCTGTCGCCAGCGGCCAATTTAATGCCTCGAAGGCGGTGGAGGAGCAGCTGAGAAAGTCGTTCCAGACCCGCTGTGTCCTGGAGGAGACCGTGGCAGAGG GTCCTCAGGAGCAGCAAGGGCAGCCTCTTCACAACTTCTAA
- the Ppp1r35 gene encoding protein phosphatase 1 regulatory subunit 35: MMNFGTSPLESIESEGALETLGPPPEPRAPEPWVLETEPGLDLSLSPSPLPESPKQRKNSPGQRKGRRGGSRRGRQVRFQLAPPSPVRSEPRVAAGALGDGHELEAPALQSSLALSLELQNARAAVASGQFNASKAVEEQLRKSFQTRCVLEETVAEGLNVPRSKRLYRDLVSLQVPEEQVLNAALREKLAMLPPQPRAPPPKEVLGPGPDMTMLCNPDSLWYESPHLTVDGLPPLRLQARPRPSEDTFLMHQMLRRWEA; encoded by the exons ATGATGAACTTCGGGACGTCCCCGTTAGAGTCCATTGAAAGCGAAGGGGCCTTGGAGACCCTAGGGCCACCCCCGGAGCCGCGAGCACCGGAACCCTGGGTCCTAGAGACCGAGCCGGGCTTGGACTTGAGTCTGAGCCCGAGCCCACTGCCCGAGAGTCCGAAGCAGCGGAAGAATAGCCCGGGTCAGCGGAAGGGGCGGCGAGGCGGTAGCCGGAGGGGGCGGCAG GTTCGTTTTCAACTGGCGCCGCCCTCCCCTGTCCGGTCGGAGCCGCGAGTGGCGGCTGGTGCACTGGGCGACGGTCATGAGTTGGAGGCACCGGCTCTGCAGAGCAGTTTGGCTTTGAGTCTGGAGCTGCAGAACGCGCGCGCCGCTGTCGCCAGCGGCCAATTTAATGCCTCGAAGGCGGTGGAGGAGCAGCTGAGAAAGTCGTTCCAGACCCGCTGTGTCCTGGAGGAGACCGTGGCAGAGG GGTTGAACGTGCCACGCTCTAAGCGGCTCTACCGAGACCTGGTGAGTCTGCAGGTGCCGGAGGAGCAGGTCCTGAACGCGGCGTTGAGGGAGAAGTTGGCGATGTTGCCACCGCAGCCCCGAGCCCCGCCCCCGAAG GAGGTGCTTGGGCCGGGGCCCGACATGACCATGCTGTGCAACCCAGATTCTCTGTGGTATGAATCTCCGCACTTGACAGTGGATGGGCTGCCCCCTCTAAGGCTTCAAGCCCGGCCCCGCCCTTCAGAAGATACCTTTCTCATGCATCAGATGCTGAGGCGCTGGGAAGCATAG
- the Ppp1r35 gene encoding protein phosphatase 1 regulatory subunit 35 isoform X2, whose translation MMNFGTSPLESIESEGALETLGPPPEPRAPEPWVLETEPGLDLSLSPSPLPESPKQRKNSPGQRKGRRGGSRRGRQVRFQLAPPSPVRSEPRVAAGALGDGHELEAPALQSSLALSLELQNARAAVASGQFNASKAVEEQLRKSFQTRCVLEETVAEGEGGRRPARCGGLGEGRPSPPPSLRSQG comes from the exons ATGATGAACTTCGGGACGTCCCCGTTAGAGTCCATTGAAAGCGAAGGGGCCTTGGAGACCCTAGGGCCACCCCCGGAGCCGCGAGCACCGGAACCCTGGGTCCTAGAGACCGAGCCGGGCTTGGACTTGAGTCTGAGCCCGAGCCCACTGCCCGAGAGTCCGAAGCAGCGGAAGAATAGCCCGGGTCAGCGGAAGGGGCGGCGAGGCGGTAGCCGGAGGGGGCGGCAG GTTCGTTTTCAACTGGCGCCGCCCTCCCCTGTCCGGTCGGAGCCGCGAGTGGCGGCTGGTGCACTGGGCGACGGTCATGAGTTGGAGGCACCGGCTCTGCAGAGCAGTTTGGCTTTGAGTCTGGAGCTGCAGAACGCGCGCGCCGCTGTCGCCAGCGGCCAATTTAATGCCTCGAAGGCGGTGGAGGAGCAGCTGAGAAAGTCGTTCCAGACCCGCTGTGTCCTGGAGGAGACCGTGGCAGAGGGTGAGGGGGGCAGACGGCCGGCCCGGTGCGGTGGTCTGGGTGAAGGGCGTCCCTCACCCCCGCCTTCCCTGCGCTCTCAGGGTTGA